From a single Plutella xylostella chromosome 5, ilPluXylo3.1, whole genome shotgun sequence genomic region:
- the LOC105396678 gene encoding uncharacterized protein LOC105396678 isoform X1 → MEPGTSMESRKHVRCTGSQLALLAKFMSLDPHFANMQYDEFHEYEDSDAKWEQLKNELKEYGPDKSVKQWKQSWRDLKRLARRADLDTLRANTTYQLVLDVIKQGSNYPYNSDDPSTNVVPFVCSKLDTTSDNATSAMHSDESLDASCDADPIASQDNDEQNIESIDESFEFKRRPRVRVTKVQLAKLVEIMSQDLMFAHGQHRHGIMDRKWRQLKDKLKVYGPDKAVEQWKQTWRDLKSKVRQTNFETTIMSDIDQKIVDILNQKVADTSQDDSGLHIEAIVVANNDASNNTGAAEMDSVDSQGASGADPIASPGRPANTEFDAYVEVKVELEEDMEADTSMESKKRTRCTNKQLAKLAEFMSLDPILASTKYTSPLQQHQMQKRWKEMQEKLKNYGPDKTIEQWKHTWRDLKKMARRADLETLRANRTYQLVLDVIKQNGFQGCTKPEDATNGESSEAAPDNTVMVAMKTEAWQSESSEEETVAFPHLLENIEFVPAALCNTNTNNHEVEDSQQNVEDGTLKKRYTRCTNNQLAELARIMRDDPVLVSGKYIGPCRSKEIVAKWAHAKERLKNLGPDKTVEQWKKTWRDLKNLARRASEDTLRVNTTYQMVLEALKQHEFDEPNNRLKSLVAENGEPSGAASDNSATADMHTDEEQGASSDDESDDPSETLPEMGVEVTEEFINLKKEQNALLNKLCGLLEEQNKLLKRHRNPLTKRENNFKRGC, encoded by the exons TCCTGGCGAGACTTGAAGCGGTTAGCAAGGCGAGCAGATTTAGATACATTAAGAGCAAATACAACATATCAATTAGTATTAGATGTCATCAAGCAAGGAAGTAATTATCCTTATAATTCCGACGACCCAAGTACGAATGTTGTCCCT tttgtATGCAGTAAGCTTGATACAACTTCAGACAATGCCACTTCAGCAATGCATTCTGATGAGTCGCTGGATGCCTCATGTGATGCTGACCCCATCGCTTCGCAGGATAATGATgaacaaaat aTTGAATCGATTGACGAGAGTTTTGAATTCAAAAGGCG gCCCAGAGTGAGAGTCACCAAAGTCCAGCTAGCAAAACTAGTTGAGATTATGAGTCAGGACCTGATGTTCGCCCACGGCCAACATAGGCACGGCATCATGGACCGTAAGTGGAGACAGCTGAAAGATAAACTGAAAGTTTATGGACCCGACAAGGCAGTGGAGCAGTGGAAACAA ACATGGCGCGATTTGAAGAGTAAAGTGAGGCAAACAAATTTCGAAACCACAATAATGAGTGACATAGATCAAAAGATAGTGGACATATTGAATCAGAAAGTAGCTGATACTAGCCAGGATGACTCGGGACTTCACATAGAggca ATTGTAGTAGCAAACAACGATGCCTCGAACAATACTGGAGCTGCGGAGATGGACTCTGTGGATAGCCAGGGAGCCTCCGGTGCAGATCCCATCGCCTCCCCTGGGCGACCAGCCAACACTGAGTTCGACGCATATGTCGAAGTGAAGGTCGAGCTTGAGGAA GATATGGAAGCTGATACAAGTATGGAATCGAAAAAGCG CACTAGATGCACAAACAAGCAGCTAGCGAAACTTGCTGAGTTCATGAGTCTAGATCCAATTCTGGCCTCCACGAAATACACATCACCATTACAGCAGCATCAAATGCAGAAAAGGTGGAAAGAAATGCAAGAAAAACTTAAGAATTATGGCCCTGACAAGACAATTGAGCAGTGGAAACAT ACTTGGCGAGATTTGAAGAAGATGGCGCGGCGAGCAGATTTAGAGACATTAAGAGCGAATAGAACATACCAACTAGTACTAGACGTCATCAAGCAGAACGGTTTCCAAGGTTGCACAAAGCCA GAAGATGCAACGAATGGTGAGTCTTCCGAAGCTGCTCCAGATAACACTGTAATGGTGGCGATGAAGACAGAAGCCTGGCAGAGTGAATCGTCTGAGGAAGAGACTGTTGCTTTCCCTCATTTACTTGAAAACATAGAATTTGTGCCGGCTGCACTGTGTAATACAAACACAAACAATCATGAGGTTGAGGACTCTcaacaaaat GTTGAAGATGGAACGTTGAAAAAGCGGTA TACCAGATGCACAAACAACCAGCTGGCTGAACTGGCGAGGATAATGAGAGATGACCCAGTATTAGTTTCTGGGAAATACATTGGACCCTGTCGGTCCAAAGAAATTGTAGCAAAGTGGGCACATGCGAAAGAGAGACTTAAAAACTTGGGTCCCGATAAGACTGTTGAGCAGTGGAAAaag ACCTGGCGAGATTTAAAGAATTTAGCAAGACGAGCTAGTGAAGACACATTAAGAGTAAATACGACATATCAAATGGTATTAGAAGCCTTGAAGCAACATGAATTCGACGAGCCAAATAACCGCTTGAAGTCC TTGGTGGCAGAAAATGGCGAGCCGTCTGGTGCTGCCTCCGACAACAGTGCGACTGCAGACATGCACACTGACGAGGAGCAGGGGGCGAGCTCTGATGATGAGTCGGACGATCCCTCGGAAACACTTCCAGAAATGGGAGTTGAAGTCACCGAAGAATTCATTAATTTGAAAAAGGAACAGAATGCTCTGCTGAAT AAATTATGTGGGTTACTGGAAgaacaaaacaaacttttaaaGAGACACAGGAACCCCTTAACGAAAAGAGAgaat aattTCAAGAGAGGATGTTGa
- the LOC105396678 gene encoding uncharacterized protein LOC105396678 isoform X2, translating to MEPGTSMESRKHVRCTGSQLALLAKFMSLDPHFANMQYDEFHEYEDSDAKWEQLKNELKEYGPDKSVKQWKQSWRDLKRLARRADLDTLRANTTYQLVLDVIKQGSNYPYNSDDPSTNVVPFVCSKLDTTSDNATSAMHSDESLDASCDADPIASQDNDEQNIESIDESFEFKRRPRVRVTKVQLAKLVEIMSQDLMFAHGQHRHGIMDRKWRQLKDKLKVYGPDKAVEQWKQTWRDLKSKVRQTNFETTIMSDIDQKIVDILNQKVADTSQDDSGLHIEAIVVANNDASNNTGAAEMDSVDSQGASGADPIASPGRPANTEFDAYVEVKVELEEDMEADTSMESKKRTRCTNKQLAKLAEFMSLDPILASTKYTSPLQQHQMQKRWKEMQEKLKNYGPDKTIEQWKHTWRDLKKMARRADLETLRANRTYQLVLDVIKQNGFQGCTKPEDATNGESSEAAPDNTVMVAMKTEAWQSESSEEETVAFPHLLENIEFVPAALCNTNTNNHEVEDSQQNVEDGTLKKRTRCTNNQLAELARIMRDDPVLVSGKYIGPCRSKEIVAKWAHAKERLKNLGPDKTVEQWKKTWRDLKNLARRASEDTLRVNTTYQMVLEALKQHEFDEPNNRLKSLVAENGEPSGAASDNSATADMHTDEEQGASSDDESDDPSETLPEMGVEVTEEFINLKKEQNALLNKLCGLLEEQNKLLKRHRNPLTKRENNFKRGC from the exons TCCTGGCGAGACTTGAAGCGGTTAGCAAGGCGAGCAGATTTAGATACATTAAGAGCAAATACAACATATCAATTAGTATTAGATGTCATCAAGCAAGGAAGTAATTATCCTTATAATTCCGACGACCCAAGTACGAATGTTGTCCCT tttgtATGCAGTAAGCTTGATACAACTTCAGACAATGCCACTTCAGCAATGCATTCTGATGAGTCGCTGGATGCCTCATGTGATGCTGACCCCATCGCTTCGCAGGATAATGATgaacaaaat aTTGAATCGATTGACGAGAGTTTTGAATTCAAAAGGCG gCCCAGAGTGAGAGTCACCAAAGTCCAGCTAGCAAAACTAGTTGAGATTATGAGTCAGGACCTGATGTTCGCCCACGGCCAACATAGGCACGGCATCATGGACCGTAAGTGGAGACAGCTGAAAGATAAACTGAAAGTTTATGGACCCGACAAGGCAGTGGAGCAGTGGAAACAA ACATGGCGCGATTTGAAGAGTAAAGTGAGGCAAACAAATTTCGAAACCACAATAATGAGTGACATAGATCAAAAGATAGTGGACATATTGAATCAGAAAGTAGCTGATACTAGCCAGGATGACTCGGGACTTCACATAGAggca ATTGTAGTAGCAAACAACGATGCCTCGAACAATACTGGAGCTGCGGAGATGGACTCTGTGGATAGCCAGGGAGCCTCCGGTGCAGATCCCATCGCCTCCCCTGGGCGACCAGCCAACACTGAGTTCGACGCATATGTCGAAGTGAAGGTCGAGCTTGAGGAA GATATGGAAGCTGATACAAGTATGGAATCGAAAAAGCG CACTAGATGCACAAACAAGCAGCTAGCGAAACTTGCTGAGTTCATGAGTCTAGATCCAATTCTGGCCTCCACGAAATACACATCACCATTACAGCAGCATCAAATGCAGAAAAGGTGGAAAGAAATGCAAGAAAAACTTAAGAATTATGGCCCTGACAAGACAATTGAGCAGTGGAAACAT ACTTGGCGAGATTTGAAGAAGATGGCGCGGCGAGCAGATTTAGAGACATTAAGAGCGAATAGAACATACCAACTAGTACTAGACGTCATCAAGCAGAACGGTTTCCAAGGTTGCACAAAGCCA GAAGATGCAACGAATGGTGAGTCTTCCGAAGCTGCTCCAGATAACACTGTAATGGTGGCGATGAAGACAGAAGCCTGGCAGAGTGAATCGTCTGAGGAAGAGACTGTTGCTTTCCCTCATTTACTTGAAAACATAGAATTTGTGCCGGCTGCACTGTGTAATACAAACACAAACAATCATGAGGTTGAGGACTCTcaacaaaat GTTGAAGATGGAACGTTGAAAAAGCG TACCAGATGCACAAACAACCAGCTGGCTGAACTGGCGAGGATAATGAGAGATGACCCAGTATTAGTTTCTGGGAAATACATTGGACCCTGTCGGTCCAAAGAAATTGTAGCAAAGTGGGCACATGCGAAAGAGAGACTTAAAAACTTGGGTCCCGATAAGACTGTTGAGCAGTGGAAAaag ACCTGGCGAGATTTAAAGAATTTAGCAAGACGAGCTAGTGAAGACACATTAAGAGTAAATACGACATATCAAATGGTATTAGAAGCCTTGAAGCAACATGAATTCGACGAGCCAAATAACCGCTTGAAGTCC TTGGTGGCAGAAAATGGCGAGCCGTCTGGTGCTGCCTCCGACAACAGTGCGACTGCAGACATGCACACTGACGAGGAGCAGGGGGCGAGCTCTGATGATGAGTCGGACGATCCCTCGGAAACACTTCCAGAAATGGGAGTTGAAGTCACCGAAGAATTCATTAATTTGAAAAAGGAACAGAATGCTCTGCTGAAT AAATTATGTGGGTTACTGGAAgaacaaaacaaacttttaaaGAGACACAGGAACCCCTTAACGAAAAGAGAgaat aattTCAAGAGAGGATGTTGa
- the LOC105397473 gene encoding protein hook has translation MEANSVVLCDNLIKWLRTLNLTAKHGNPLELSDGVAIAEALTQIAPEYFTPSWISKIKVVVGNNWRLKVSNLKKILDGVVDYHQDILNLSLQEFARPEVINIAEHADPADLGRLLQLVLSCAVNCNQKEEYITRIMELELSCQRSIMQAIQELETLTLGGLRVGLAPDAPRADQSEADMRDALAQRCHELDNQVKVLQEEKMTLLSEVSRLSAARDARDDELAGSLDDAGASLGPAHAGTLRYSHMRAQLDSLKEELDKVELQRDDQRARGDALERELAIIKLRNEELQIAASETAALKDEVDALRETAAKAATLEATVASYKKRMEEHVDLRRQVKLLEHANTEHVQRAIEQEQAVSRATALRQQLDIYKKQVIDLNEKLDAEITKADKLEIENKKIQTKSASLQRERDALMQERDTLRETVDELKCSASPAREDNVSRELMPADVRERLIRLEHENKLLRGALPAQPDHASVQTLLEDYAARLEKQRATNREASQRIMQLEAALEAKAEAHNPRLAHAIEDSQRKSLQVEELQAALAEEKRLVAKMQEALAAREAEVLATEDKYKKCVEKAKEVIKTLDPRTTGQQSLTDATLAYSRGTGGGATSRGDATPANNNRHEWSGGSASSEESRINNSEQRLLTSAWYQLGARCHRDAVETRFALLSAGHSFLARQRRAPPRPRPANTPAASTAQ, from the exons atggaGGCGAACAGTGTAGTTTTGTGCGACAATCTTATTAAGTGGTTGCGGACACTTAATTTAACAGCAAAACATGGAAATCCTCTCG AACTCTCAGATGGGGTTGCAATAGCGGAAGCTCTCACTCAAATAGCCCCTGAATATTTCACCCCAAGCTGGATATCAAAGATCAAGGTGGTTGTCGGCAACAACTGGAGGTTGAAGGTCAGCAATTTGAAGAAGATTCTGGATGGAGTTGTTG ACTATCACCAAGATATACTAAACCTCAGCCTTCAAGAGTTTGCAAGGCCAGAAGTGATCAACATTGCCGAGCATGCGGACCCGGCTGACCTGGGCCGGCTACTGCAGCTCGTCCTCA GTTGTGCTGTCAATTGTAACCAGAAGGAAGAGTACATAACACGCATCATGGAGCTAGAGCTGTCCTGCCAGAGGTCCATCATGCAGGCCATACAG GAGCTAGAGACGCTGACGCTGGGCGGGCTGCGCGTCGGGCTGGCGCCGGACGCCCCCCGTGCGGACCAGAGCGAGGCGGACATGCGGGACGCCCTCGCGCAGCGCTGCCACGAACTCGACAACCAG GTGAAAGTGCTCCAAGAGGAGAAGATGACGCTCCTGTCAGAAGTGTCCCGGCTGTCGGCCGCGCGCGACGCTCGCGACGACGAGCTGGCGGGCTCGCTGGACGACGCCGGCGCCTCGCTGGGGCCCGCGCACGCCGGCACGCTGCGCTACAGCCACATGCGCGCGCAGCTCG ATTCGCTGAAGGAGGAGCTGGACAAGGTGGAGCTGCAGCGCGACGAccagcgcgcgcgcggcgaCGCGCTCGAGCGCGAGCTGGCCATCATCAAGCTCAGGAACGAGGAGTTGCAG ATAGCGGCATCAGAAACAGCAGCTCTGAAGGACGAAGTGGACGCGCTTCGAGAGACGGCTGCCAAGGCGGCGACTCTGGAGGCCACCGTGGCGTCCTACAAGAAGAGGATGGAAGAACATGTGGACTTGCGGAGACAG GTTAAACTACTAGAACACGCGAACACAGAGCACGTGCAGAGAGCCATCGAGCAGGAGCAGGCGGTGAGCCGCGCCACTGCGCTCAGACAACAACTGGACATTTATAAGAAACAG gTAATAGACCTAAACGAGAAGCTAGACGCGGAGATAACGAAAGCGGACAAGCTAGAGATAGAGAACAAGAAGATACAGACCAAGTCGGCGTCGCTGCAGAGAGAGCGAGACGCACTGATGCAGGAGAGAGACACGCTGAGGGAGACCGTCGACGAGCTCAAGTGTTCCGCTTCACCCG CCCGCGAAGACAACGTGTCCCGCGAGCTGATGCCAGCCGACGTGCGCGAGCGGCTCATCCGCCTCGAGCACGAGAACAAGCTGCTGCGGGGCGCCCTGCCCGCGCAGCCCGACCACGCCTCCGTGCAG ACGCTACTAGAAGACTACGCAGCCCGCCTAGAGAAGCAGCGAGCCACCAACAGAGAGGCGAGTCAACGGATCATGCAGTTAGAAGCGGCACTAGAAGCTAAGGCTGAGGCACATAACCCACGCCTAGCACACGCTATAGAAGACTCGCAGAGGAAGT CCCTCCAAGTTGAAGAGCTCCAGGCAGCATTAGCGGAAGAGAAGCGACTGGTGGCCAAGATGCAGGAGGCTTTGGCGGCGCGCGAGGCAGAAGTACTGGCAACCGAGGACAAGTACAAGAAGTGTGTGGAGAAAGCCAAGGAGGTCATAAAGACGCTGGATCCGAGGACTACAG GACAACAGTCGCTAACAGACGCTACGCTGGCCTACTCCAGGGgcaccggcggcggcgccacgTCGAGAGGGGACGCCACGCCCGCCAATAATAATAGACACGA ATGGAGCGGTGGCAGCGCCAGCAGCGAAGAGTCCCGCATCAACAACAGCGAGCAACGCCTGCTGACCTCCGCGTGGTACCAGCTCGGCGCCCGTTGCCATAGAGACGCCGTGGAAACCCGCTTCGCCCTGCTCTCCGCCGGCCACTCCTTCCTAGCCAGGCAGCGCCGCGCGcccccccgcccgcgccccgccaaCACCCCCGCCGCCTCCACCGCACAATGA